The sequence below is a genomic window from Ipomoea triloba cultivar NCNSP0323 chromosome 2, ASM357664v1.
attaatttttttccccttaaaCATTTGATCCTCTATGTATATTCAGAATATTTACATTACTTATCAATTCTTTTTCCATGGGGTAGGAGGAAAGGAAAAGATTGGCTACatcattttcatcttcatttacTCTCCtttaaaaattactttataACTTTTCTCATTTGTTGTCGAGGGATACATGTGATGGAGAACGTAACTAGTTTTTTTATATATGGATTTTTTTAGGTTCTCATACATTGTAGACAAGCTTATAAATGGTTATGCATAATTAATGAAGTATTAATGCTAAAAATTATATTGAGAGCATTTTCTGCACGTTCATTGTTAATGATGAATTTCTCTTCTTTTATGTTTTCTCTATATAGTTTCTTGCTAAGTTAATTACTTGTCTCAGATAAAAAAGATGGGTGTTGTTCGACTCAACTCATTGATGGGGATGGTGAATTCAATGTCGTCGGAATTGACAATTTCATGAAGGAAGTCAAGCTCGCAGAATGTGGGCTGTCATATGCCGTAGTATCAATAATGGGTCCACAGAGTAGTGGTATGTATTTTTTAGTGGAAGAACCTTTATGGATCCTCTTCatacttttgtttgttatttggTAGGCTTGAAAATGCTCTTCATATTGATTAGAAGCATGAAGCACCATTGAACTGATTAAGAATAGACACATAGACACAGCAGCATTGTCACCCCTGCCCCCACCCTCCAAGCTGAAGGAATAAAAAGAGAGAATATAACTCTATTTTGTTTTgtcttgttttttgttttttgttttttgttttttgttttttgttttttgttttgttttgttttttttttttttttttttgctctttaaaaatgtaaattttgcaTGTTCTACTGCCTATGTTTTGATTATCCACTTTATACAAAATCTTGACCTTATTCGTGTTGTGATTCTGCAGGAAAGAGTACATTGTTAAATCATCTATTTAAAACAAACTTTGTAGAGATGGATGCTTTTAAGGGAAGGCATGTCTTCATCAAGCTCCTGTGTTTATGCCTCTTTCTTTTTGCACTTAGTTTAACTGATTGGATTTTGTTATTCTTAGGTCACAAACAACTAAAGGTATTTGGATGGCTCATTGTGCTGGGATTGAGCCTTGCACACTTGTAATGGATTTAGAGGGCACTGATGGAAGAGAGCGCGGAGAGGTATGGTTGAAATAGATTCTTTGTCATGTTTCATGATTTTGTTACCTCTGTTATTCTCGCCAGCAGATTCATGGTATATTTCAATGTGGTTCTCACAATTGTTGCTTCTGAATATAAGAATTGTGCTGCATTTATCATTATATAAATATTGACACAAATTCTCTATATTTCAAGCTATCTTCACAAGAGTTCCTTgctctcatatattattttatcaaatcaacTTTGTTATGTGGCATTGCTTATTGCTCCTAAGATAATTTCCCAAAGTCTTATTTAGTTTGACTTAGCTTTAAGATCTTTTCTTTGTTTAGTGAAGTCTGTCCTGACTTCAATCAGATCTAAAGAGCCCTTATAGGTAGGCACTATTAATTTATTGACACTAGACTTACTGGCTATATGCTTGTGCTCAACTGCTCATTTGTTCCACTTGCCTGACTTCCATGCAGCCATTGGTGCTCTGAATGGTAATAGAAAATTTGCTTCTGATTTGGTATATATTTTGTTGTTAGGATGATACTGCATTTGAGAAGCAAAGTTCCTTGTTTGCCCTTGCTGTTTCTGATATAGTTCTAATAAACATGTAAGTTTGTCTTTAACCTATTATGGGCAAACAAACAACATACATTATTAGATTACCATGGATTCTCTCAAAAGTTCTTATATGTGAGTAAATAAGGGTGCATCTTCAGGTGGTGCCATGATATTGGTCGGGAGCAAGCAGCAAACAAGCCTCTGTTGAAAACCGTTTTCCAGGTACAGTACAATATGTGCAATTTTGTCTTACAAATAGCAGGACAGAGGATGATTTACTGATTCAACTTTACTGCAACAGGTCATGATGCGATTATTTAGTCCCCGTAAAACAACTTTGCTGTTTGTTATACGTGATAAAACAAGGGTATGAACCTTCTTTCTTATTGAGTCATGAAATTTAGATCTAATAACATGATTGCCTTATTTGCTGGGTTTGTTTTGAAATGTAGACACCTCTTGAAAATTTGGAGCCTGTTTTGAGGGAAGATATTCAGAAGGTACTGCACTctacctttattttatttgttattttgttgttatgttttgcaatttactttatttatttacttcttTTGGGTTCAGATATGGGATTCTGTTCCAAAGCCACAAGCTCACATAGAAACTCCTCTAAGTGAATTTTTTAATGTAAGTTTCATCATGATAGACTCTACCATAATGGTAAGTTTTCAGTTTTATTTGGAAATATGCATGTTTTTAATTGAATCTATTGCCAGGTTGAGGTGACAGCTCTTAATAGTTTTGAAGAGAAAGAGGAACAATTCAGGGAGCAGgtaattaaatttgttatatGTTCTTGGCTTTTAATACTTCCCATTCATTATAATCATGCATTTTCAGAAATTGTTACATTTCTCAATTTGgttaaccattttttttttttcatgaaggTGGCTAACCTAAGACAACGGTTCTCTCACTCTATTGAACCTGGCGGGCTTGCTGGAGATAGGCGGGCAGTTGTTCCTGCTTCAGGTTTTTCATTTAGTGCACAGCAGATATggaaaattataaaagaaaacaaggaTCTTGATCTTCCTGCACACAAGGTTATTACCTACAAATCTAGCCTGAATTTTCTGGTTAAGTATTTTTCTAGTTTCTTGGTGATATATATGATTGTGTGGTATAAATAAAGGTTATGGTGGCTACTGTACGATGTGAAGAAATTTCCAATGAAAAATATGCTGCTTTTACTGCAAATGAGgtatatttacttaattttggAATGATTTAGTTAAGTGCATTGTGCTCCCATTGTTTCCTCTAAAGTATAGAACAtcattattgtttaattttaatgtgaTCATATCATAGGAATGGTGTCGACTAGAGACAGAAGTTCAATCTCATCCTGTGCCAGGATTTGGGAAGATGCTCAGTTCAATACTGGCTACTCGTCTGTCTGAGTAagcatatttattttgttgcagATAGCATGCTGTGCATGCATATGCACCTTTATGGCTTTATCTATTGATCTTGAATAGCCCTGAACATATTTCATTTTAGCTCTCATAATCCATGCACTGTGTGATAACATCCTTTAAAATTTCAATGATTCATCCTTTGCCAGAGGGAACAATTTTATGTTTGAActttatcttgttcttgaaatcaCACAATAAGCTGATGTTCAAAAAGGAAACTGATTCAATAATCTGAATGTTCTTCTGCTCAGTCTAACAGCAAAAGAAAATTGTGAGTTGTTTCCTTCTAAAACAATATGAGATCAGgttaaagaaaagtaaaattgAAAGTGGCAATGTGACACCACAAGTGGAACCATTCTTTGTCACTCCATAAATTTGGCAATTTGGGTTTGCTGTTTAAGGGTCATTCACTGTGTCTTCTTGTTCTTATGATGTCTATCACAATTATATTTCTTGCACAGTAAACAACTTAGAAACTTAGGAGCTCATCTGGACTTGGCCTAACAAGTCTTTGCATTGTCAGGTATGATGCTGAGGCCACATTCTTTGATGAAGGTGTAAGAATGGCAAAAAGAAAAGTGTTGGAAGAGAAATTGTTGCAGGTAATGTTGGCTCAGAACACtaaaattttttctatttacacATGGATGCCATAGGCCAAAATGTTAGGTCCATTTACTAttcttcaaatttcaaaagcAGTGGGCCACTTAccaccacccccccccccaagccccagaattgtaatttataactAGACTATGTTATTTTCAAATATCAAAACTTTAGAGCAGTCCATCTTACCCTATCACAAACTCTCAGAACTTGCTCAAATAAATCAGTTCAATAATACTTACTATCTTCTTGATAGGATATATTTGTTCTGGATTGGTATATCtatctttttcaaaaataatttttgagaaGGAGCTGCTGAGAACGTCATAGAGAACTACAGTTCCAAGAGTGATATATTGGTATTTTCTTTTCTGCTACATGCTGGTTCCTCATGATATTATTCTTTTCTTATGTTGTAGCTTGTCCAACCGACCTACCAATCCATGCTGGGACACGTACGATCTCAGGCTATggaaaaattcaaagaaatgTTCGATAATGCATTGAATGGAGGGAAGGGCTTTGCTGTGGCTGCTTCTGAGTGCAGTGAGTCTTGTTTGGTGCAATTCAACGAAAGATGCAAAGGTACATGATTTAACATTCCCTCTTGCTCCTTGGCTTAGTAACATCTACTGGGAAGAAATATAATTGAGTAGTCTATTATTATCCTCCTCCCTCTATTGGAGAGGACAATGAAAAGTGGCGCATTGCATTGTTCCTAATTATCAAATATGAAGAGGAATAGTTAATATTTTCATAcgctgggggggggggggggtattgTTATATGGTAGTTACAATTTGAAGTTATGGACTTTATTGCTAACTTATGGTATGTAGATTATGGACTTTGAAGTATTATGGTACTCAGTCTCTGAAGCAATTAACCATAATTCTCCAGATGCTGCCATTGAACAAGCTAACTGGGACTCATCTAAAGTAAAGGATAAGTTCAGGCGTGATGTAGATGCCCATATTGCTGCAATCCGTGCTGCCAAGTTGGCTGAACTTACAACCCTTTATGAGGTAAATTGGCATGAGACCAAGTTCAAGAATGGGGGCATAAAAGTTACTTTTGCATCTCATAAATAGTGTGTTATTAATATCCAAGGATCATTTTTACACTGAGCATCTTTGGAATCTGCAACTAGACATGGAGGATCATTTTTATGGTCAATTCTGTTGCAATTGATGATAATTTTTGTGCAGAAAAAACTGAATGAGGCATTATCTGGACCTGTTGAGTCTCTATTGGATGGAGCTAGTGATGATACATGGCCAGCAATAAGAAAACTACTAAATCGTGAGACTGAAGCAGCAGTCTCTGGTGCTTCTGCTGCACTTTCTGGTTTTAAGATGGATGAAGAGGCCcggaataatatactttcaaaattGAAGGATTATGCTACAGGAGTGGTTGAAACAAAGGCAAAGGAAGAAGCTGGAAGGGTTTTGAGCCGTATGAAGGAGAGGTA
It includes:
- the LOC116010580 gene encoding protein ROOT HAIR DEFECTIVE 3 homolog 1-like translates to MDKKDGCCSTQLIDGDGEFNVVGIDNFMKEVKLAECGLSYAVVSIMGPQSSGKSTLLNHLFKTNFVEMDAFKGRSQTTKGIWMAHCAGIEPCTLVMDLEGTDGRERGEDDTAFEKQSSLFALAVSDIVLINMWCHDIGREQAANKPLLKTVFQVMMRLFSPRKTTLLFVIRDKTRTPLENLEPVLREDIQKIWDSVPKPQAHIETPLSEFFNVEVTALNSFEEKEEQFREQVANLRQRFSHSIEPGGLAGDRRAVVPASGFSFSAQQIWKIIKENKDLDLPAHKVMVATVRCEEISNEKYAAFTANEEWCRLETEVQSHPVPGFGKMLSSILATRLSEYDAEATFFDEGVRMAKRKVLEEKLLQLVQPTYQSMLGHVRSQAMEKFKEMFDNALNGGKGFAVAASECSESCLVQFNERCKDAAIEQANWDSSKVKDKFRRDVDAHIAAIRAAKLAELTTLYEKKLNEALSGPVESLLDGASDDTWPAIRKLLNRETEAAVSGASAALSGFKMDEEARNNILSKLKDYATGVVETKAKEEAGRVLSRMKERFSTMFSHDSDSMPRVWTGNEDIKGITKTARLSSLKILSVMAAIRLGNEADNIAKILTLALLDGKSASAGNKSITTFDPLASSTWDEIPSPKTLITPVQCKSLWRQFTTETEYTVTQAINAQEASKRSNDWLPPPWAILALVVLGFNEFMTLLRNPFYLAFLFVAFLLLKALWVQLDIAGEFRNGALPGIISLSTKIVPTIMDILRRLAEEGAAQPTANPQRPNSSGRPSSKKSRSGGETSSSASSEVGSSESNAEFH